The following proteins come from a genomic window of Nitrospira sp.:
- a CDS encoding Glucose-fructose oxidoreductase — translation MGRSVSTKSSIVRRSTSRVEATPVRYAVVGLGYIAQVAVLPAFAHAEKNSQLTALVSDDPHKLRQLSRRYEVPYCYSYRQYDQCLREGHIDAVYIALPNSLHCDYAVRAAKAGVHVLCEKPMAVTEQECRRMIQAADRADTKLMVAYRLHFEEANMDTVELARSGKLGNLRLFNSVFTMQVREENIRVDAELGGGSLYDIGVYCINAARYVFQANPTRVSACAVKGTDRRFREVDEMTTAWLEFPGSCLATFVCSFGATDVSAYEVVGTKGYVRMDPAYEYIGELRQNSLLNGKSRSRRYEGRDQFAPELLYFSDCVLNDRDPEPSGLEGLIDVAIVEALYRSAKTGRPVSLSLPDKKQWPSHDQVIKRPPVQKPTLVHVKSPSL, via the coding sequence ATGGGCCGTTCTGTCTCGACTAAATCTTCCATCGTCCGCCGCAGCACGTCTCGCGTTGAAGCGACGCCGGTTCGTTATGCCGTGGTAGGGCTCGGTTACATTGCGCAGGTCGCGGTCCTACCGGCATTCGCCCATGCTGAAAAGAATTCCCAATTGACGGCGCTGGTATCCGATGATCCCCACAAGCTGAGGCAGTTGTCCCGTCGGTATGAAGTCCCTTACTGCTATTCCTATCGTCAATACGATCAATGCCTGCGGGAAGGCCATATCGACGCCGTGTATATCGCGCTGCCGAATAGTCTGCATTGCGACTATGCGGTGCGAGCGGCCAAAGCAGGCGTCCATGTTCTGTGTGAAAAACCGATGGCTGTGACCGAGCAGGAATGCCGACGCATGATCCAAGCGGCCGATCGTGCCGATACCAAATTGATGGTCGCCTATCGCCTGCATTTCGAGGAGGCGAACATGGACACGGTCGAGCTCGCCCGGTCCGGCAAGCTCGGCAACCTCCGACTGTTCAATTCGGTCTTTACCATGCAGGTGCGCGAAGAAAATATCCGGGTGGATGCCGAATTAGGCGGCGGCTCGCTGTACGACATCGGCGTCTATTGCATCAATGCCGCCCGTTACGTCTTTCAAGCCAACCCGACGAGAGTCAGCGCCTGTGCGGTCAAGGGGACCGACCGGCGTTTTCGAGAGGTCGATGAGATGACGACGGCCTGGCTCGAATTCCCGGGTAGCTGTCTCGCGACGTTCGTCTGTAGCTTTGGAGCGACCGATGTCTCAGCTTACGAAGTGGTCGGCACGAAAGGGTATGTTCGGATGGATCCGGCTTATGAGTATATCGGCGAACTTCGGCAGAATAGTCTGCTCAATGGGAAGAGCCGTTCTCGGCGATACGAGGGGCGTGATCAATTTGCACCGGAGCTGCTGTATTTTTCCGATTGCGTGCTCAACGACCGTGATCCCGAACCGTCCGGGCTGGAAGGCTTGATCGATGTGGCGATCGTCGAGGCCCTCTATCGGTCGGCGAAAACCGGTCGACCCGTTTCCCTGTCACTTCCTGACAAGAAACAGTGGCCCTCACATGATCAGGTCATCAAACGGCCACCGGTTCAGAAGCCGACGCTCGTTCACGTGAAATCACCCTCGCTATAA
- a CDS encoding Cytochrome c peroxidase: MKKQVETIRNPPFMRGAFRVLLAVGLTGCVAVADAQDTKSNRPPHDAVTDAQEPRTVPIERPEQKKTDHDRSSIFDAQKAKASSPAFLNQPRDGKISGFDFYRDPLGAEKPMQEPEEIMKKDIAAKPKVMETQRKLLERRYHLKPKLDSEVKMSRGKPLPVGPTARLSEGMTWERLAGLSQEEMKKQGVFPYPSLPHPLQSPGGMVFPQMQIDMFPRLERVDVDYDLPEAFLPEFPPAMFLSNRPELGDVSRGEVISINNYYRLFKDILTPVQLDGLRMLLTPFPQEEFNPTDDRKSLHPSLGVTCFDCHVNGHTTGQFHLNPDTRPEERRMRLDTTSLRGVFNQQIHSSKRSLRSIEDFTEFEQRTAYFNGDEIHAIKKGMNIVDRIHVSHMAQMQNMLDFPPAPKLDPMTGRLDPKKATENEQRGEKVFFGKGQCAECHTPPFYLDNKMHDLHLERFLKDEPGDGPIKTFTLRGIKDSPPYFHDGRLLTLEDTVEFFNLVMGLKLSPEEKKDLTAFLRAL; this comes from the coding sequence ATGAAAAAACAGGTTGAGACGATTCGGAACCCACCTTTCATGCGCGGGGCTTTCCGGGTCCTGCTGGCCGTCGGTCTCACCGGCTGTGTCGCGGTTGCCGACGCTCAGGATACCAAGTCGAACCGGCCGCCGCACGATGCGGTGACCGACGCGCAAGAGCCGCGCACCGTTCCGATCGAACGTCCGGAGCAGAAAAAGACGGATCATGACCGCTCCTCCATCTTCGACGCCCAGAAGGCAAAAGCCTCTTCCCCTGCGTTTCTGAATCAGCCAAGAGACGGCAAGATCTCCGGTTTCGACTTCTACCGTGATCCCTTGGGCGCGGAGAAGCCCATGCAAGAGCCGGAAGAGATCATGAAGAAGGATATCGCCGCGAAGCCAAAAGTGATGGAGACGCAACGCAAGCTGCTGGAGCGTCGCTATCATCTCAAGCCGAAGCTGGATTCCGAAGTCAAGATGTCGCGGGGAAAGCCGCTGCCGGTAGGGCCGACCGCACGGTTGTCTGAGGGCATGACATGGGAACGGCTCGCCGGGCTCAGCCAGGAAGAAATGAAGAAGCAAGGAGTCTTTCCCTATCCTTCGCTGCCGCACCCGTTGCAATCACCCGGGGGCATGGTTTTCCCTCAGATGCAAATAGACATGTTTCCACGGCTTGAGCGGGTCGATGTCGATTACGACCTCCCGGAGGCATTCCTGCCGGAGTTTCCTCCGGCTATGTTTTTGAGCAATCGCCCCGAACTGGGCGACGTGTCCCGAGGGGAAGTCATTTCCATCAACAACTACTATCGATTATTCAAGGATATCCTCACGCCGGTCCAGCTCGATGGACTCAGAATGTTATTGACGCCCTTTCCACAAGAAGAGTTCAACCCGACCGATGACCGCAAAAGCCTGCATCCCAGCTTGGGCGTGACTTGTTTCGACTGCCACGTGAATGGCCATACGACCGGACAGTTCCACTTAAATCCAGACACGAGGCCCGAGGAACGGCGCATGCGTCTCGATACGACGAGCCTCCGGGGAGTATTCAATCAGCAAATCCATAGTTCTAAACGGAGTCTACGTTCGATCGAGGACTTCACGGAGTTCGAGCAACGGACGGCTTACTTCAACGGCGACGAAATCCATGCCATCAAAAAAGGGATGAATATTGTCGATCGTATTCACGTGAGTCACATGGCGCAGATGCAGAACATGCTCGATTTCCCCCCGGCCCCTAAGCTCGATCCCATGACCGGTCGGCTGGACCCGAAGAAAGCCACGGAGAATGAGCAACGCGGAGAGAAGGTCTTTTTCGGCAAAGGCCAGTGCGCTGAGTGTCATACGCCGCCGTTTTACCTGGATAATAAGATGCATGATCTGCACCTCGAACGGTTCCTCAAAGACGAACCGGGCGACGGTCCGATCAAGACATTTACGCTCCGGGGCATTAAAGATTCCCCGCCGTACTTCCACGATGGGCGGTTGCTGACGCTGGAAGATACCGTGGAATTTTTCAATCTCGTGATGGGGTTGAAATTGTCCCCAGAAGAAAAGAAGGATCTCACGGCGTTCCTGAGAGCGCTGTAG
- a CDS encoding Zn-dependent dehydrogenase-like protein — protein MKANCWYGKQDMRVVDVPDPNILNKKDAIVKVSSAAICGSELHLYNGFVPTMEQGDVMGHEFMGEIVEVGPEVKQRRVGDRVVVAFPISCGQCFFCKKELYSLCENTNPNAWMAEKFFGHSPAGIYGYSHLTGGFAGGQAEYVRVPFADVGTIKIENGFSDEQVLFLSDIFPTGYMAAEQCNIQPGDTVAIWGCGPVGQFAIRSAFLLGAERVIAIDRFPARLQMARNGGADTIDYEETDVYDTLMQLTGGRGPDSCMDAVGLEAHMPGLLYYYDRIKQAMMSESDRPIALRQAIMACRNGGTVSIPGVYGALIDKMPMGAVMNKALTIKTGQTHCQRYLKPLLDRIAHGDIDPSFVVTHRMRLAEAPQGFDMFNRKQDGCIKIVMTP, from the coding sequence ATGAAAGCCAACTGCTGGTACGGCAAACAAGATATGCGGGTAGTGGATGTGCCGGATCCGAACATCCTCAACAAAAAGGACGCGATCGTGAAGGTGAGTTCGGCGGCCATCTGCGGGTCCGAGTTGCACCTCTACAACGGCTTCGTGCCGACGATGGAACAAGGCGATGTCATGGGTCACGAGTTCATGGGCGAGATCGTCGAGGTTGGTCCGGAGGTCAAGCAACGCCGCGTGGGAGACCGCGTCGTCGTCGCCTTCCCGATTTCCTGTGGACAATGCTTCTTTTGCAAAAAAGAACTCTACTCTCTGTGTGAAAATACCAATCCAAATGCGTGGATGGCGGAGAAATTTTTCGGGCACTCTCCGGCCGGTATCTACGGCTATTCGCATTTGACCGGCGGTTTCGCGGGCGGACAGGCCGAATACGTGCGTGTTCCCTTCGCCGATGTCGGCACGATCAAAATCGAAAACGGCTTTTCCGACGAACAGGTGCTGTTTCTCTCCGATATTTTTCCGACCGGCTATATGGCCGCCGAACAATGCAACATTCAGCCCGGCGACACGGTCGCCATATGGGGGTGCGGACCGGTAGGCCAGTTCGCGATCCGCAGCGCGTTCCTCCTTGGCGCCGAACGAGTGATCGCCATCGACCGTTTTCCAGCGCGACTGCAGATGGCGCGTAATGGAGGAGCGGATACGATCGACTATGAAGAAACGGACGTCTACGACACGCTCATGCAGCTGACCGGCGGGCGGGGCCCGGATTCCTGCATGGATGCCGTCGGGTTGGAAGCGCATATGCCGGGACTGTTGTACTACTACGACCGTATCAAACAAGCGATGATGTCGGAATCCGATCGGCCGATCGCCTTGCGGCAGGCCATCATGGCCTGTCGAAACGGCGGCACGGTCTCCATTCCCGGCGTCTACGGCGCATTGATCGATAAGATGCCGATGGGGGCGGTGATGAACAAGGCGTTGACGATCAAAACCGGCCAAACGCATTGCCAACGGTATCTGAAGCCGCTGTTGGATCGCATCGCCCATGGCGACATCGATCCCAGCTTCGTCGTGACGCATCGGATGAGGCTCGCCGAGGCGCCGCAGGGGTTCGACATGTTCAATCGTAAGCAGGACGGTTGCATCAAAATCGTGATGACCCCGTAG
- a CDS encoding DNA protection during starvation protein: MDFLTNIEEIRKRARRHIEEGPVTEKYELDRKQVIRLLNDALATEYMCVLRYRFHYFMATGINSAAVAEEFLEHAQEEQSHADQLAERIKQLGGKPELHPSVIAEHSHSEYREGTSLADMIREDLIAERIAIETYSEMVRYFGDKDTTSRVMMEGILAKEEEHADELADLLFAVQPDTNQGLRRLYFSDETPGRAEREPARS; the protein is encoded by the coding sequence ATGGATTTCCTGACCAACATCGAAGAGATTCGAAAACGAGCCCGTCGACACATTGAAGAAGGTCCCGTCACAGAGAAATATGAGCTGGATCGGAAGCAAGTTATCCGACTGCTGAACGATGCATTGGCCACCGAGTATATGTGTGTGCTGCGGTATCGATTCCACTATTTCATGGCGACAGGCATCAACTCGGCCGCAGTCGCCGAAGAATTTCTGGAACATGCTCAGGAGGAACAGTCCCATGCCGATCAGCTCGCGGAGCGAATCAAGCAGTTGGGAGGCAAGCCCGAACTTCATCCCTCGGTCATTGCAGAACATAGCCACAGCGAGTATCGGGAAGGCACCTCTTTAGCCGATATGATCCGCGAAGATCTGATCGCCGAGCGTATTGCCATCGAGACCTATAGTGAAATGGTCCGGTACTTCGGCGATAAAGATACGACTTCCCGAGTCATGATGGAAGGTATCTTGGCGAAGGAAGAAGAGCATGCGGATGAATTGGCGGACTTATTATTTGCCGTGCAACCGGACACAAATCAGGGTTTGCGGCGCCTGTACTTCAGCGATGAGACTCCGGGGCGTGCGGAAAGGGAACCAGCCAGATCGTGA
- a CDS encoding C4-type zinc finger protein, DksA/TraR family has protein sequence MNKDRYKGQLLEKEQALLAQLTRAGKRARQPGDGPAGDAGDESIDDERKDEQFREADADWRTLSQVREALQRIDEGTFGTCVVDGEPIEEKRLEAIPWTPNCLRHQQELEQAEQPRIPTL, from the coding sequence ATGAATAAAGACCGATATAAGGGACAACTGCTGGAAAAAGAGCAAGCCTTGTTGGCACAGCTCACACGAGCCGGTAAACGGGCTCGGCAGCCGGGCGACGGCCCGGCTGGTGATGCGGGCGACGAGAGCATCGACGACGAACGGAAGGATGAGCAGTTTCGGGAAGCAGATGCCGATTGGAGAACCTTGAGCCAAGTCCGCGAAGCCCTGCAGCGGATCGACGAAGGCACCTTCGGGACCTGTGTGGTGGACGGTGAACCGATCGAAGAAAAACGGCTTGAAGCCATTCCTTGGACTCCCAATTGTTTGAGACATCAACAAGAACTGGAACAAGCCGAGCAGCCTCGCATACCGACGCTCTGA
- a CDS encoding glycogen debranching enzyme-related protein encodes MNEDMVESTPPSEPIITLPCERNGDVNAFLSHEWLVTNGLGGYSSTTVMQIATRRYHGIFVPDLPSPRGRTMIIPRLDEELDIGGTIVRLSGAEHADGRLDTDILEYLTAFCRKWQTPIWKFSCHGREVIKRVIMPYGQNTVYVQYRLEAGDPVTLRLRPFMTFRMPDAPLSEARKPPFLLTMIRERYEMPLCEGVSPLKLCLRPQAGAFVADTCISRDVSYRVDRDRGSPHVEDLESPGYFTVRLDREHPVSFVASMEPWENLQYDADAIFAAEQARLQKLVSQADRVHDDRLETLLALAADQFIVFPGSRMEEHALAQASGDEARTVIAGYYWFTDWGRDTMISLEGLTLCTGRHREACAILRTFARYIKDGLIPNLFPEGERTGLYHTADATLWFFHALDRYYEVTGDRDTLMVLYPALKDVMEHHVKGTRFGIGIDTKDGLLKAGAPGYALTWMDAKVEDWVVTPRRGKPVEIQGLWYNAVRLMGRWADDLGERSGRWDELAKQIEDSFHDRFWYASGGYLYDIVDGETGDDPSLRPNQILTMSLRYPVLQKDRWTPVLAVVRDKLLTPFGLRSLAPGHRDYKPMYFGDLRARDAAYHQGTVWTWLIGHFIDASLKAGVDRSECRRLLNAFDSHLADDGIGTISEIFDADPPYAPRGCVAQAWSVAEVLRAYQACREEVVKC; translated from the coding sequence ATGAACGAAGACATGGTTGAGTCGACGCCTCCTTCCGAACCGATCATCACTCTGCCGTGTGAACGAAACGGGGATGTGAATGCATTCTTGTCTCACGAATGGCTGGTGACGAACGGGTTAGGAGGATACTCGTCCACCACGGTCATGCAAATTGCGACACGCCGCTATCATGGAATATTCGTCCCCGACTTACCCTCGCCCAGGGGACGCACCATGATCATTCCGAGACTTGATGAAGAACTCGATATCGGCGGGACGATCGTCCGGCTGAGCGGGGCGGAGCATGCAGACGGCAGATTGGACACGGACATCTTGGAATATCTTACGGCCTTTTGTCGTAAATGGCAGACCCCGATATGGAAATTCTCGTGCCATGGTCGTGAGGTGATCAAACGAGTCATCATGCCGTACGGTCAGAATACCGTGTATGTGCAATATCGATTGGAAGCGGGAGATCCGGTGACTCTTCGTCTGCGGCCCTTCATGACCTTTCGCATGCCCGACGCGCCGTTGAGCGAAGCGCGCAAGCCGCCGTTTCTCCTCACCATGATCAGAGAACGGTACGAGATGCCGCTGTGCGAAGGGGTATCCCCGTTGAAGCTTTGTCTGAGGCCGCAAGCAGGCGCCTTCGTGGCCGACACCTGCATCAGCCGCGACGTCTCCTATCGCGTGGATCGCGATCGCGGCTCTCCGCATGTCGAGGATCTGGAAAGCCCCGGATATTTCACCGTGCGGTTGGATCGGGAACATCCGGTGTCCTTTGTGGCCAGCATGGAGCCTTGGGAAAATCTTCAATACGACGCCGACGCCATCTTTGCGGCTGAGCAGGCACGACTCCAGAAACTCGTGTCTCAGGCCGATCGGGTCCATGATGATCGGCTTGAAACGCTCTTGGCCCTGGCGGCGGATCAGTTCATTGTGTTTCCCGGAAGCCGGATGGAAGAGCATGCTTTGGCGCAGGCGTCAGGAGACGAGGCGCGGACGGTCATTGCCGGGTATTACTGGTTCACCGATTGGGGGCGGGACACGATGATCAGCTTGGAAGGGCTCACATTGTGCACCGGGCGGCATCGAGAAGCTTGCGCGATTCTACGCACATTCGCTCGGTACATTAAGGACGGACTTATTCCCAATCTATTTCCGGAGGGTGAGCGCACGGGACTGTACCATACGGCGGACGCCACCTTATGGTTCTTCCACGCGCTCGATCGGTACTACGAGGTGACGGGTGATCGGGATACGCTGATGGTGTTGTATCCGGCATTGAAAGATGTGATGGAGCATCATGTGAAGGGGACACGGTTCGGCATCGGTATCGATACGAAGGACGGTCTCCTGAAGGCCGGCGCGCCGGGCTATGCGTTGACATGGATGGATGCCAAGGTGGAGGACTGGGTGGTCACGCCGCGACGGGGCAAGCCGGTGGAGATACAGGGGCTGTGGTACAACGCCGTTCGTTTGATGGGGCGATGGGCCGATGATCTGGGAGAACGATCGGGCCGATGGGACGAGTTGGCGAAGCAAATCGAAGATTCTTTCCACGATCGTTTTTGGTACGCATCGGGCGGGTATCTTTACGATATCGTGGACGGTGAAACGGGCGACGACCCGAGTCTCCGACCCAATCAAATTCTGACGATGTCTTTACGGTATCCCGTCTTGCAGAAGGATCGATGGACACCCGTCCTTGCCGTGGTGCGGGACAAGTTATTGACGCCGTTCGGACTGCGCAGTCTTGCGCCGGGCCACCGCGACTATAAGCCGATGTACTTCGGAGATCTGCGCGCGCGCGATGCCGCTTACCATCAAGGCACCGTATGGACCTGGCTGATCGGCCATTTCATCGATGCGTCGCTGAAAGCCGGCGTGGACCGATCGGAATGCCGACGCCTCTTGAATGCGTTCGATTCTCACTTGGCCGATGACGGGATCGGGACCATCAGCGAAATATTCGATGCCGATCCTCCTTATGCGCCACGCGGGTGCGTTGCGCAAGCCTGGAGTGTCGCTGAAGTATTGCGCGCATACCAGGCTTGCCGCGAGGAAGTCGTTAAATGTTAA
- a CDS encoding Immediate-early protein: MARRSLKRTVRKTAHGTRDNAQAAASRTGGRIMGSHASGESLHPGSSRNGSLSQEEMWAYGLGLFGIGLGLAELMVPRRLARMIGAPSRHDGLVRAMGLREIASGVGILTQRAPAAAVWSRVAGDAMDLACLGAAFMSNRSQRGRVALATAAVAGATLLDMITAQQLSRGIETRNDHMSLTAALIIDRPQQELYRHWRELTNLPTFMKHLVRIEVQDDRRSHWVAKGPARSTVEWDAEITEDRPHECIAWRSVEGSTVDHAGSVRFEPASGGRGTIVTAEMEYRPPLGTVGAAVSAWLGEDPSHTVKMDLRRFKQVMETGEVITTEGQPAGRVETTSWKYDRAIKR; encoded by the coding sequence ATGGCGAGACGATCTTTAAAACGCACCGTGAGAAAAACGGCACATGGCACCCGCGACAACGCACAGGCCGCCGCATCGAGAACAGGCGGACGGATAATGGGAAGCCATGCGAGCGGCGAGTCTTTGCATCCCGGTTCGAGCCGGAACGGCTCGCTGAGTCAGGAGGAAATGTGGGCATATGGGCTCGGCCTATTCGGAATCGGGCTGGGCTTGGCGGAATTGATGGTCCCACGGCGGCTTGCGAGGATGATCGGGGCGCCGTCTCGGCATGATGGATTGGTCCGCGCCATGGGGTTGCGGGAGATCGCCAGCGGAGTCGGCATCTTGACGCAGCGCGCGCCGGCCGCGGCGGTTTGGTCACGAGTGGCCGGAGATGCGATGGATCTGGCCTGCCTGGGCGCTGCATTCATGTCGAATCGCTCGCAGCGCGGCCGGGTGGCGTTGGCGACCGCCGCCGTGGCGGGCGCGACACTATTGGATATGATCACTGCGCAACAATTGAGCCGAGGGATCGAAACGAGAAACGACCACATGTCGCTGACCGCCGCTCTCATCATAGATCGTCCGCAACAAGAGCTCTATCGGCATTGGCGTGAGCTGACAAACTTGCCGACATTCATGAAACACCTGGTACGCATTGAGGTGCAGGACGACCGCAGGTCGCACTGGGTCGCTAAAGGGCCGGCCCGCTCCACCGTCGAGTGGGATGCTGAAATCACCGAGGACCGTCCACATGAGTGTATCGCCTGGCGATCGGTTGAAGGTTCCACAGTCGACCATGCCGGTTCCGTCCGATTTGAACCGGCGTCCGGCGGGCGAGGCACGATCGTCACTGCCGAGATGGAATATCGGCCCCCATTGGGAACAGTGGGCGCCGCAGTATCCGCATGGCTCGGCGAGGACCCGAGTCACACGGTGAAGATGGATTTGCGCCGATTCAAACAGGTAATGGAAACCGGAGAGGTCATCACGACCGAAGGACAACCGGCAGGACGGGTGGAGACCACGTCGTGGAAGTACGATAGGGCGATCAAACGGTAG
- a CDS encoding Esterase/lipase produces the protein MIAQQNIVTSFLCVAVLFSLQTGCQTAQKETETYGGGHRKAEAPSAEEVKQAMDTVKSRADKDMAAVLAELEDLKPKPLISLSAEEARAQPTPADAVAALLQERKQSTAPMSIGKTKNHTIPGPGGAIPIRVYTPEGEGPFPVIVYFHGGGWVIATIDTYDSSARALAKTTKAIVVSVEYRKAPEHKFPAAHEDAYAAYRWVLRNADGFGGDPSMVAVAGESAGGNLAAAVCLMARARGELLPVHQALIYPVAGYDFNTSSYRENANAKPLDKPMMAWFFEKYLREPADGKHPWIDLVHARDLSGLPPATIITAEIDPLRSEGKRYAERLLEAGVPVSYRNFKGVTHEFFGMGAVVGDAKKAVRLVANGMNWSFDDPVFSRNDDRLEPTGRSVPIEPLQD, from the coding sequence ATGATTGCGCAACAAAATATCGTGACATCATTTCTGTGTGTCGCGGTTCTCTTCAGCCTCCAGACGGGTTGCCAAACGGCACAGAAGGAAACGGAAACCTACGGCGGCGGGCACCGAAAAGCCGAGGCTCCGTCCGCCGAAGAAGTCAAACAGGCGATGGACACGGTGAAATCACGGGCGGATAAGGACATGGCTGCAGTGCTGGCGGAGTTGGAAGACTTAAAACCTAAACCTCTTATTTCGCTCTCCGCCGAGGAAGCACGGGCGCAACCTACCCCTGCCGATGCCGTGGCGGCATTACTGCAGGAACGAAAGCAAAGTACGGCCCCGATGTCGATTGGAAAGACCAAAAATCATACGATTCCCGGTCCAGGAGGTGCTATTCCGATCCGCGTCTATACGCCGGAAGGGGAGGGCCCATTTCCCGTGATCGTGTATTTTCATGGGGGAGGATGGGTGATCGCGACGATCGACACGTACGATTCGTCGGCGCGGGCGCTCGCAAAAACCACCAAGGCCATCGTGGTGTCCGTGGAATACCGTAAAGCTCCGGAGCACAAATTTCCGGCGGCCCATGAGGATGCCTATGCAGCCTATCGGTGGGTGTTGCGCAACGCCGACGGCTTCGGGGGAGATCCTTCCATGGTCGCCGTGGCCGGTGAGAGTGCCGGGGGCAATTTGGCGGCTGCTGTGTGCCTGATGGCGAGGGCGCGCGGGGAACTGTTGCCCGTCCACCAAGCCCTCATTTATCCCGTAGCCGGCTATGACTTCAACACCTCATCCTATCGCGAAAATGCAAACGCCAAACCGTTGGACAAGCCGATGATGGCGTGGTTCTTCGAAAAGTATTTGAGAGAGCCGGCGGATGGGAAACACCCGTGGATCGATCTGGTGCATGCCCGCGACCTCAGCGGGCTTCCGCCCGCCACGATCATTACGGCGGAAATCGATCCCTTGCGATCGGAGGGAAAACGCTATGCCGAACGTCTCCTCGAAGCCGGCGTTCCGGTGTCGTATCGAAATTTCAAGGGAGTCACGCACGAGTTTTTCGGGATGGGCGCCGTCGTCGGCGACGCGAAAAAAGCCGTGCGGTTGGTCGCAAACGGCATGAATTGGTCGTTCGACGATCCGGTCTTTTCCCGCAATGACGACCGATTGGAGCCCACCGGCCGCAGCGTGCCAATCGAACCGCTGCAGGACTAG